One window from the genome of Enterobacteriaceae bacterium Kacie_13 encodes:
- a CDS encoding EamA family transporter: MPYLFLTLAACFWGGNYVVGHFLVTQADPMMLSEARWMLTALLLLALYFPQVKKQWPEMKKAKGTILFLALCGQVLFPVTLYIGLQYTSSLNAAIYLSTTPALVLLINKFIFKERISSRNITGVVLSSLGVVWLVMQGDLLHVETLKNLNRGDVWTMGSAVSWALYCAFLRTKPKNVGGNAFVAVSAALGALILLPVLAFSSVASLHQQLHVYLNRSFLAGLSYLVIFPSWLSYLLWNKGIQVIGATRGEIYSHLIPLSGGALSILFLNIPLHAFHLVSTLLIAAGIALCSGKTREKVVQKTQFTRAE, translated from the coding sequence ATGCCTTATTTATTTTTGACGCTCGCCGCCTGTTTCTGGGGAGGCAACTATGTGGTCGGCCATTTTCTGGTGACACAAGCCGACCCGATGATGCTCTCCGAAGCCCGGTGGATGCTCACCGCCCTGCTGTTGCTGGCACTCTATTTCCCGCAGGTGAAAAAACAGTGGCCCGAAATGAAGAAAGCAAAAGGGACCATCCTGTTTCTGGCACTGTGCGGGCAGGTATTATTTCCCGTGACGCTCTATATTGGCCTGCAATATACGTCGTCATTAAATGCGGCTATTTATTTATCCACCACACCTGCTCTGGTGCTGTTGATTAATAAGTTTATTTTCAAAGAGCGGATTTCATCCCGCAATATTACCGGTGTGGTTTTAAGCTCTTTGGGTGTGGTCTGGCTGGTGATGCAAGGTGATTTGTTACATGTGGAAACCCTGAAAAATCTCAACCGTGGCGATGTCTGGACAATGGGATCCGCCGTCAGTTGGGCGCTCTACTGCGCATTCCTGCGCACCAAACCCAAAAACGTCGGAGGAAATGCCTTTGTTGCCGTCAGTGCAGCGCTTGGCGCGCTGATTCTGCTGCCGGTGCTGGCTTTCAGTTCTGTGGCCAGTCTGCATCAGCAACTTCACGTTTATCTCAACCGCAGTTTTCTGGCCGGTTTATCTTATCTGGTGATTTTTCCGTCCTGGCTTTCCTACCTGCTCTGGAATAAAGGTATTCAGGTGATTGGTGCCACACGAGGGGAAATTTATTCCCATCTGATCCCGCTGAGCGGCGGCGCACTGAGTATCCTGTTCCTGAATATCCCTCTGCATGCCTTTCATCTGGTCAGCACGCTGCTGATTGCAGCGGGGATTGCACTTTGTTCCGGCAAAACACGGGAAAAGGTCGTACAAAAAACACAGTTCACCCGCGCAGAGTGA
- a CDS encoding SIS domain-containing protein: MRADQEFLQACQGWQTYSQELLALQNNLDADTWQQLLTLVTGCKGKIAVTGVGTSGIAARKIAHMLACVEQPAVYLSATDAAHGDLGFLRSDDLMVLISRGGNSEELTRLLPTLKAKGVAVVSVTENLDSAIARAATLVVKTHIQREIDPLNMLATTSIVLVLAVFDALCGNIMRRNGFDEQRLLKVHPGGNVGKTLREKDV, encoded by the coding sequence ATGCGTGCGGATCAGGAGTTTTTGCAGGCGTGTCAGGGCTGGCAGACCTACAGCCAGGAGCTGCTGGCGCTGCAAAACAATCTTGATGCCGATACGTGGCAACAGCTGCTGACGCTTGTCACCGGCTGCAAGGGCAAAATCGCTGTTACCGGCGTGGGCACTTCGGGCATTGCGGCGCGAAAAATCGCGCACATGCTGGCGTGCGTTGAGCAGCCAGCGGTCTATCTTAGCGCCACCGATGCCGCACACGGCGATTTGGGTTTTCTGCGCAGCGATGATCTGATGGTACTGATTTCGCGCGGCGGTAACTCCGAAGAGCTGACGCGTCTGTTGCCGACGCTCAAAGCCAAAGGCGTGGCTGTCGTCAGTGTCACCGAGAATCTGGATTCCGCCATCGCCCGCGCCGCGACGCTGGTGGTAAAAACGCACATTCAGCGGGAAATCGATCCGTTAAATATGCTGGCTACCACCTCCATCGTGCTGGTGCTGGCGGTGTTCGACGCGCTGTGCGGTAACATCATGCGCCGTAACGGATTCGATGAGCAGCGCCTGCTGAAAGTCCATCCGGGGGGAAATGTCGGGAAAACATTACGGGAGAAGGATGTGTGA
- a CDS encoding aminotransferase class I/II-fold pyridoxal phosphate-dependent enzyme: protein MTESRYATLARTLRKQIEMQVWLPGDRLPSLRDTCKQSGLSLMTVLQAYQLLESQGVIVARPQSGYYVAAGLQRPVRHQPDERLHAAEQIDVNDAIFDILKAGQDPAVVPLGSAFPDPTLFPQPRLARSLASAVRRMSPHSATANLPPGNEELRRSIAQRYAQNGIEVAPDEIVITSGAMESLGLSLQMVTEPGDWVAIESPAFYGVLQAIERRKLKAVAIPTDVRFGMDPDALEKALETYPIKACWLMSSFQNPLGCTLPPENKVRLVEILQAHQVAIIEDDVYSELYFGSERAVPLKASSYRREILHCSSFSKCLAPGFRVGWVAAGAYAERIQRLQLMSTLSASVPVQLALADYLQQGGYDTHLRRLRRVLEQRQMAMHHAIIKEFPAQVSVSQPKGGYFLWLDLGENVDAAHIYPLALAKGVSIAPGTMFSADERFRHCIRINTSFEWGPHTARAISVLAALVREQIRE, encoded by the coding sequence ATGACTGAATCCCGCTACGCTACACTGGCGCGCACACTGCGCAAACAAATCGAGATGCAGGTCTGGCTGCCCGGCGACAGGCTGCCTTCTCTGCGCGATACCTGCAAACAATCCGGTCTGAGCCTGATGACGGTGTTACAGGCTTACCAGCTGCTCGAAAGTCAGGGCGTGATCGTCGCCAGACCGCAATCCGGCTATTACGTCGCGGCAGGATTGCAGCGCCCGGTACGTCATCAGCCGGATGAGCGGCTGCACGCCGCCGAACAGATAGACGTCAACGACGCGATTTTCGATATCCTCAAGGCCGGACAGGATCCGGCTGTCGTGCCGCTCGGGTCGGCGTTTCCCGATCCGACGTTGTTCCCGCAGCCGCGTCTGGCACGTTCGCTTGCAAGTGCCGTCCGCCGCATGTCACCGCACAGCGCGACCGCCAATTTACCGCCGGGTAACGAAGAGTTGCGCCGCAGCATTGCACAGCGTTACGCGCAGAACGGAATAGAAGTTGCGCCCGATGAGATAGTGATTACGTCTGGCGCAATGGAATCGCTTGGGCTGAGTTTGCAGATGGTGACCGAGCCGGGAGATTGGGTGGCGATTGAATCTCCGGCCTTTTACGGCGTCTTGCAGGCCATTGAGCGGCGCAAACTGAAAGCCGTGGCGATCCCGACGGATGTGCGTTTTGGTATGGACCCAGATGCGCTGGAGAAAGCGCTGGAGACTTACCCGATCAAAGCCTGCTGGCTAATGTCCAGCTTTCAGAACCCGCTGGGCTGTACGTTGCCGCCGGAGAACAAAGTGCGGCTGGTGGAGATTTTGCAGGCGCATCAGGTGGCTATTATAGAAGACGACGTCTACAGCGAACTCTATTTCGGCAGTGAACGCGCCGTGCCGCTTAAAGCGTCGTCCTATCGCCGCGAAATTCTGCACTGTTCTTCATTTTCTAAATGTCTGGCACCGGGTTTTCGCGTCGGATGGGTGGCGGCGGGCGCTTACGCAGAGCGCATCCAGCGATTACAGCTGATGAGCACCCTGTCCGCCAGCGTCCCGGTTCAGCTGGCGTTGGCGGATTATTTGCAGCAGGGCGGTTACGACACTCATCTGCGTCGCCTGCGCCGCGTTCTCGAACAACGGCAGATGGCTATGCACCACGCGATCATCAAAGAATTCCCCGCCCAGGTTTCCGTTAGCCAGCCTAAAGGCGGCTATTTTCTGTGGCTGGATTTGGGCGAAAACGTCGATGCCGCGCACATTTACCCGCTGGCGCTGGCGAAAGGCGTCAGCATCGCGCCGGGCACCATGTTTTCCGCCGACGAACGTTTCCGCCACTGCATCCGCATCAATACTTCTTTCGAATGGGGCCCGCATACCGCCCGCGCTATTTCGGTGCTGGCGGCGCTGGTAAGGGAGCAGATCAGGGAGTAA
- a CDS encoding ATP-independent periplasmic protein-refolding chaperone codes for MRKLTAMIVASTLALSSASFAFAAETTATPAPDAPAATHGKMLHHKGPQHMNPFAGLNLTEQQKTQMKDIMKDSGARPDRAAMKAQMDQMHSLVASDSFDEAKVKSQIDTITKAQSDRMLDRARAENKMYNLLTPEQKKQFNENYQKRAEKMEQMRDHKPGQPKPAAAE; via the coding sequence ATGCGCAAACTTACCGCAATGATTGTGGCTTCAACTCTGGCTCTGAGCTCTGCTTCTTTCGCGTTTGCTGCTGAGACAACTGCAACACCAGCGCCTGACGCACCGGCCGCGACACACGGCAAAATGCTGCATCATAAAGGCCCGCAGCATATGAACCCGTTCGCAGGCCTGAACCTGACTGAGCAGCAAAAAACTCAGATGAAAGACATTATGAAAGACAGCGGCGCACGCCCTGATCGCGCCGCGATGAAAGCGCAGATGGATCAGATGCACAGCCTGGTAGCTTCCGACAGCTTCGACGAAGCGAAAGTGAAATCGCAGATTGATACCATCACTAAAGCGCAGTCCGACCGTATGCTTGATCGTGCCCGTGCTGAAAACAAAATGTACAACCTGCTGACGCCAGAGCAGAAAAAACAGTTCAACGAGAACTATCAAAAACGTGCTGAGAAAATGGAACAGATGCGTGACCACAAACCGGGTCAGCCAAAACCAGCCGCAGCTGAATAA
- a CDS encoding putative selenoprotein has product MSDSRALFKTPRFATLHIIRCQPLFIIEPKPHSVADWLKLAVRRTAQSFRLMVGVQDYQNYVQHMKVRHPDTEPMTEREFHRRCLEARFPSEGGKMGKCPC; this is encoded by the coding sequence ATGTCTGATTCACGCGCTCTGTTTAAAACGCCACGGTTTGCAACGCTGCACATCATCCGCTGTCAGCCGTTGTTTATCATCGAACCTAAGCCGCATAGCGTTGCTGACTGGCTGAAGCTGGCTGTCCGGCGCACCGCACAGAGTTTCCGACTGATGGTCGGCGTGCAGGATTACCAGAATTACGTGCAACATATGAAGGTGCGGCATCCGGATACCGAGCCGATGACCGAGCGGGAATTTCACCGGCGGTGTCTGGAAGCGAGATTCCCGAGCGAAGGCGGCAAGATGGGAAAATGCCCGTGTTAA
- a CDS encoding chitinase, with protein MTTSKLIQTDSLTDKSYKADGFDASKDTVKYSYTSARVAKPVYNKYDTTNKPKVFGYYTDWSQYDSRETDGDDTPANRGRGYDLANVSPTAYDKIILGFLGIVGDTTGEKADVIARAASNLNKSVNEPTFLDPWGDFQTSNNVGLKDSGWVEMDVNSATQATVKGIVGGLRDLQAKAKTLGHTLALSMSIGGWTMSSGFHNMSQTAAGRSTFAKGVAKLFTRFPMFSEVDIDWEYPGNAGNNNAYSDTDGANYALLLAEITKELKAIKRTDVKISIASSAVVAILEKSDVSTLLKNGLYSINVMTYDFYGTPWAEQLDHHTNLHALVEGGWGVDTIVDYLLAKGFPADRINVGYAGYSRNGQNAVLESFSPLKGTYTPTANAETSGTFESGCSEWYDLINNYLDLENQKGRNGFSVYTDQVADADYLYNKDTKLFMSLDTPRSVRAKGQYVAKKGLGALFTWTIDQDNGVLVNAAREGLGCTVTNQVIDMAPFYFDGVNIGGEVPDDDKPAANTKPVADIQLQVISGSKVRLSGAASSDADNDALTYKWSVPAGISPSSTTTSTITFIAPTVVSRAEFLFSLTVTDSKAASSVAKQYTLVVFGEEVIDPTPTPDPEPTPEPEPTPEPEPTPDPEPTPDPEPTPDPEPTPAGKYAEWDASKVYNTGDKVSHKGKDYVANYWTQDNEPGDPEFTGEWSQWKLL; from the coding sequence ATGACAACCAGTAAATTGATTCAAACTGATTCCCTGACTGACAAATCTTATAAAGCAGACGGGTTTGATGCGTCTAAAGATACAGTGAAATACAGCTATACTTCAGCCCGCGTCGCTAAGCCGGTCTACAATAAGTATGACACCACCAACAAACCGAAAGTCTTTGGTTACTACACCGACTGGTCACAGTACGACAGTCGCGAGACCGATGGTGATGACACACCTGCTAACCGCGGTCGCGGTTACGATCTCGCCAACGTCAGCCCGACGGCGTATGACAAAATCATTTTGGGCTTCCTGGGCATTGTCGGCGATACCACCGGCGAGAAAGCCGATGTGATTGCCCGCGCAGCAAGCAACCTGAATAAATCTGTCAACGAACCGACTTTCCTTGACCCGTGGGGTGATTTCCAGACCAGCAATAACGTGGGTCTGAAAGATTCTGGCTGGGTAGAAATGGATGTGAATTCCGCCACGCAGGCGACGGTAAAAGGTATCGTTGGCGGTCTGCGCGATTTACAGGCGAAAGCCAAAACGCTGGGCCATACGCTGGCACTCTCAATGAGTATTGGTGGCTGGACCATGAGTAGTGGCTTCCACAACATGTCTCAAACCGCCGCTGGCCGCAGCACCTTTGCGAAGGGCGTAGCGAAACTGTTCACCCGCTTCCCGATGTTCTCTGAAGTGGATATCGACTGGGAATATCCGGGCAATGCCGGTAACAACAATGCCTATAGCGATACCGATGGTGCAAACTACGCGCTGTTGCTGGCTGAAATCACCAAAGAGCTGAAAGCGATTAAGCGTACTGACGTCAAAATCAGTATCGCCAGTTCCGCCGTAGTGGCGATTCTGGAAAAATCCGACGTTTCAACACTGCTGAAAAACGGTCTGTACAGCATCAACGTCATGACTTATGACTTCTACGGCACGCCATGGGCAGAACAACTGGATCACCACACCAATTTGCACGCACTGGTAGAAGGTGGTTGGGGTGTAGACACTATCGTCGATTATCTGCTGGCGAAAGGCTTCCCGGCTGATCGCATCAACGTGGGTTATGCGGGGTATTCACGTAACGGTCAGAACGCGGTACTGGAAAGTTTCTCTCCGCTGAAAGGGACATATACCCCAACGGCGAATGCGGAAACCAGCGGGACATTCGAAAGTGGTTGCAGCGAATGGTATGACCTGATCAATAACTATCTTGATCTGGAAAATCAGAAAGGCCGTAACGGCTTCAGCGTTTACACCGACCAGGTAGCCGATGCTGATTACCTTTACAACAAAGACACCAAGCTGTTCATGTCTCTTGATACGCCACGCAGTGTGCGCGCGAAAGGGCAATACGTGGCGAAAAAAGGCCTCGGCGCATTGTTTACCTGGACTATCGATCAGGACAACGGCGTGCTGGTCAATGCCGCACGTGAAGGTCTGGGCTGCACCGTCACCAACCAGGTTATCGATATGGCACCGTTCTACTTCGACGGCGTGAATATCGGTGGCGAAGTGCCGGATGATGATAAACCTGCGGCCAATACTAAGCCGGTTGCCGATATCCAGTTGCAGGTTATCAGTGGCTCGAAAGTGCGTCTGAGCGGTGCCGCCTCAAGCGATGCTGACAACGATGCGCTGACTTACAAATGGAGCGTTCCGGCAGGAATTTCTCCAAGCAGCACTACCACATCCACCATTACGTTTATCGCGCCGACCGTTGTCAGCCGTGCAGAGTTCTTGTTCTCTCTGACCGTCACGGATTCCAAGGCTGCATCTTCCGTTGCTAAGCAGTACACGCTGGTGGTGTTTGGTGAAGAAGTGATTGACCCGACGCCAACGCCAGATCCAGAGCCGACTCCTGAACCGGAACCAACTCCGGAACCGGAACCGACGCCAGATCCAGAGCCGACTCCGGATCCAGAACCTACCCCTGATCCAGAACCGACTCCGGCAGGCAAATACGCTGAGTGGGATGCCTCTAAGGTGTATAACACTGGCGATAAAGTCAGTCATAAAGGGAAAGACTATGTGGCAAACTACTGGACTCAGGATAACGAGCCGGGGGATCCAGAATTTACCGGTGAATGGTCGCAGTGGAAATTACTCTGA
- a CDS encoding transcriptional regulator: MSVYLINGQYVFNEGTKELKTLNNGMNIKLTTMRSRCLSFIIEHAKDEVIEKSAISYALWGARSTFTSDASLTQTLYLIRRDLKSLGLDELFITVPKSGIRVNTSVSIDVIQEKIPKRKLSFKPLLLIMLASLVLIGIGAYLALKL, from the coding sequence ATGAGTGTTTATCTTATTAATGGTCAATATGTATTTAATGAAGGAACGAAAGAACTCAAAACATTAAATAATGGTATGAATATTAAACTCACGACAATGAGATCTCGTTGCCTTAGTTTCATTATTGAGCATGCAAAAGATGAAGTGATAGAGAAATCAGCGATATCCTATGCCTTGTGGGGCGCCAGAAGTACGTTTACCAGTGATGCCAGCCTGACCCAGACGTTATATTTAATTCGTCGTGATCTCAAATCACTCGGGCTGGATGAACTATTTATCACCGTGCCTAAATCAGGAATTCGGGTAAATACGTCAGTAAGTATCGATGTTATTCAGGAAAAGATCCCTAAACGCAAACTATCTTTTAAGCCATTGTTATTAATCATGCTCGCTTCACTGGTTTTAATTGGTATTGGTGCGTATCTTGCTTTGAAACTATAA
- a CDS encoding carbon starvation protein A, with protein MKSVKSGITWLVVALIGAFAFCMLALSRGEHVNALWLVVAAIACYSIAYRFYSLFIAEKVFELDDKRMTPAERHNDGLDYVPTNKWVLFGHHFAAIAGAGPLVGPILAAQMGFLPGTIWILVGVMLAGAVQDFLILFISTRRDGRSLGEMAKQELGNFAGVVTMLGALGVMIIILSALALVVVKALADSPWGLFTIAATIPIALFMGVYMRFLRPGKIAEVSVIGFVLMMLAIIYGGNVAADPYWGPFFTLHGTTLTWVLVIYGFIASVLPVWLLLAPRDYLSTFLKIGVIAGLAVGIVFAMPEMKMPAVSRFIDGSGPVFSGSLFPFLFITIACGSISGFHALVSSGTTPKLIERESHIRFIGYGAMLMESFVAIMALICASVIDPGVYFAMNSPAALIGTTVESASQVINGWGFVITPDILTQIAKDVGEQSILSRAGGAPTFAVGMAHIITEVFNSRAMMAFWYHFAILFEALFILTAVDAGTRACRFMVQDLVGVAVPSLANNRSWLGTFAGTTVAVAGWGFFVYQGVVDPLGGINTLWPLFGIGNQMLASMALILGTVVLFKMKKQRYAWVTILPTVWLFITSMTAGWQKIFHEKPSIGFLAQAKKFSAGIDTGEIIKPAKTLADMHTIVLNNQINAVLCGFFMLVAVTMLVSSFFVIRRALNSATPTVHETAVVNRREGRPVREVRHV; from the coding sequence ATGAAAAGCGTCAAGTCCGGGATAACCTGGCTGGTGGTGGCGTTAATCGGAGCCTTTGCTTTTTGCATGCTGGCTTTAAGCCGTGGCGAACACGTCAACGCCCTCTGGCTGGTGGTGGCCGCCATCGCCTGCTACAGCATTGCCTACCGTTTTTACAGCCTGTTTATTGCTGAAAAAGTCTTCGAGCTCGATGACAAACGTATGACACCTGCTGAACGCCACAATGACGGGCTGGATTACGTGCCGACTAATAAATGGGTGCTGTTCGGCCACCACTTTGCGGCGATTGCCGGTGCCGGACCGCTGGTCGGACCGATACTCGCTGCGCAGATGGGATTCCTGCCGGGTACGATCTGGATTTTGGTCGGCGTGATGCTGGCAGGCGCGGTGCAGGATTTCCTGATCCTGTTCATTTCCACCCGCCGCGACGGACGCTCACTGGGTGAAATGGCCAAGCAGGAACTGGGCAATTTTGCCGGCGTGGTCACCATGCTCGGCGCGCTGGGCGTGATGATTATCATTCTGTCGGCACTGGCGCTGGTGGTAGTGAAAGCACTGGCTGACAGCCCCTGGGGTCTGTTCACCATCGCCGCGACCATTCCAATCGCGCTCTTTATGGGCGTTTACATGCGTTTTCTGCGTCCGGGGAAAATCGCCGAAGTCTCGGTGATTGGCTTCGTGCTGATGATGCTGGCGATTATCTACGGCGGCAACGTTGCAGCAGATCCTTACTGGGGGCCGTTCTTTACGCTCCACGGCACAACGCTGACCTGGGTGCTGGTGATTTACGGCTTTATCGCTTCGGTTTTGCCGGTCTGGTTGTTGCTGGCACCGCGCGATTATCTCTCAACCTTCCTGAAAATTGGCGTCATTGCCGGGCTGGCGGTGGGGATCGTCTTTGCCATGCCGGAAATGAAAATGCCCGCGGTGTCGCGCTTTATTGACGGCAGCGGTCCGGTCTTCTCCGGTAGTCTGTTCCCGTTCCTGTTTATCACTATCGCCTGCGGCTCCATCTCCGGTTTCCATGCGCTGGTTTCCAGCGGTACCACGCCGAAGCTGATTGAACGTGAAAGCCACATCCGCTTCATCGGTTACGGCGCAATGCTGATGGAATCTTTCGTCGCCATCATGGCGCTGATTTGCGCATCAGTTATCGACCCGGGCGTTTACTTTGCGATGAACTCGCCGGCGGCGCTGATTGGCACCACTGTGGAAAGTGCGTCGCAAGTGATTAACGGCTGGGGATTTGTGATCACACCTGACATTCTGACGCAAATCGCCAAAGACGTCGGCGAGCAGTCGATTCTGTCCCGCGCCGGTGGCGCACCGACCTTCGCCGTCGGTATGGCGCACATCATCACTGAGGTGTTTAACAGCCGCGCGATGATGGCGTTCTGGTACCACTTCGCCATCTTGTTCGAAGCGCTGTTCATCCTGACCGCCGTCGATGCCGGGACCCGTGCCTGCCGCTTTATGGTGCAGGATTTGGTGGGCGTCGCTGTGCCGTCTCTCGCCAACAACCGCTCATGGCTCGGTACCTTTGCCGGAACCACCGTGGCGGTCGCGGGCTGGGGGTTCTTCGTTTATCAGGGCGTAGTCGACCCGCTGGGTGGCATCAACACACTGTGGCCACTGTTCGGTATCGGTAACCAGATGCTGGCCTCGATGGCGCTGATCCTGGGCACCGTAGTGCTGTTCAAAATGAAGAAACAGCGTTATGCATGGGTGACGATTTTGCCGACCGTCTGGCTGTTCATCACCTCGATGACCGCGGGCTGGCAGAAGATATTCCACGAGAAACCGTCGATTGGTTTCCTGGCACAGGCGAAGAAATTCTCGGCGGGGATCGACACAGGGGAAATCATTAAACCGGCCAAAACGCTGGCAGATATGCATACCATCGTGCTGAACAATCAAATCAATGCCGTGCTGTGCGGATTCTTTATGCTGGTGGCCGTGACGATGCTGGTGTCGTCGTTCTTCGTCATCCGCCGCGCGTTGAATTCTGCCACGCCGACGGTGCATGAAACCGCCGTGGTTAACCGTCGCGAAGGCCGTCCGGTTCGTGAGGTGCGCCATGTCTGA
- a CDS encoding LysR family transcriptional regulator, translating into MNYEKVNEFDYNLIKIMNEVIISGSLSRAAEKLELSISAVSLSINKLQRYIGVELFIRTAQGMKPTQTALDIHESFSYAMCIIDDVVHKAKNQEKTVSSVRVMCSDLIESFYFQRLHQQNDLQGTLFAFTNATLFNHDECVRNLLQSGNDIVLSNFPLHHNSITSVEIDSVDDFVVVCSDSCLLASQKIFTLSHYYTLPHAVYCHSEGQAKKLISVNNQNIKNEKANMRKVVYNSSSLNGIIAAIERSEMIAIFPAKVAEYFIEQRHSKLVKFTLPDDIHHETLKTYANFFTRTIKIRGVNQIISSLKTVEIYQ; encoded by the coding sequence ATGAATTACGAAAAAGTAAACGAATTTGATTATAATCTGATCAAGATAATGAATGAAGTGATTATCTCAGGCAGTCTTTCACGGGCTGCGGAAAAACTGGAACTGTCGATTTCTGCAGTGAGTCTTTCAATTAATAAGCTGCAACGTTACATAGGCGTCGAGCTTTTTATACGCACGGCTCAGGGGATGAAACCCACACAAACTGCATTGGATATTCATGAGTCTTTTTCATACGCCATGTGCATTATTGATGATGTGGTGCACAAGGCCAAAAATCAGGAAAAAACAGTGTCATCTGTCAGAGTCATGTGTTCCGATTTGATCGAAAGTTTTTATTTTCAACGCCTGCATCAACAAAATGATTTACAGGGAACGCTGTTCGCGTTCACCAATGCGACTCTGTTTAATCATGATGAGTGTGTAAGAAACCTTCTGCAATCGGGCAATGATATTGTTCTGAGCAACTTCCCGCTACATCACAACAGTATTACCTCGGTGGAAATTGACTCGGTCGATGATTTCGTCGTTGTGTGCAGCGACAGCTGTTTACTGGCTTCACAGAAAATCTTTACGCTGTCGCATTATTATACTTTACCTCATGCCGTATATTGTCATAGTGAAGGTCAGGCTAAGAAACTGATATCAGTTAATAACCAGAATATTAAAAATGAAAAAGCTAACATGCGCAAAGTGGTATACAACTCTTCCTCGCTCAATGGCATCATCGCCGCCATCGAACGCAGTGAAATGATCGCGATATTCCCGGCTAAAGTGGCTGAGTATTTTATTGAACAGCGGCATAGCAAACTCGTGAAGTTTACCTTGCCCGACGACATTCATCATGAAACATTGAAAACCTACGCAAACTTTTTTACCCGAACCATCAAAATTCGGGGCGTCAATCAAATCATCTCTTCACTCAAAACCGTAGAAATTTACCAATGA
- a CDS encoding LysR family transcriptional regulator — MKFTLRQLEFFIALAQTQQISKAASRCNISQSSMTVAMRNLEDAVNNALFVRHAKGVTLTAAGERFLHHARKIINDSQLAIDDLLYQPQLAQGTVNIGLAKTLSAYLLPAIITEVEQHFPLMTLNFIEANPAKLIASLRQQETDFSLLLTSNIIRENDLKIETFIRSPRRLWIAQGHPLLSKPVIHLADIAHLPFLLLDTDEYPDVIREHWLSHGGQPQVTFTTTSFETVRSLVAKGRGVTILSDLVYRPWSLEGLRVMRRTVEDSMTYMDVGAVLSEAVSLSEPAAGVLDYLRVMITRHGEDA; from the coding sequence ATGAAATTCACTCTGCGGCAACTGGAATTTTTCATTGCATTAGCACAGACGCAACAGATATCGAAGGCGGCATCGAGATGTAATATCTCGCAGTCATCGATGACGGTCGCGATGCGCAATCTTGAAGACGCGGTAAACAACGCGCTGTTTGTGCGCCATGCGAAAGGTGTCACGCTGACGGCCGCCGGAGAGCGTTTTCTGCATCATGCACGGAAAATTATTAATGACAGCCAGCTCGCTATTGACGATCTGCTTTATCAGCCTCAGTTGGCACAAGGCACCGTGAATATCGGGTTGGCAAAAACCCTGTCAGCGTATTTATTGCCTGCCATCATTACCGAGGTGGAACAACATTTTCCGCTGATGACCCTCAATTTTATCGAGGCCAATCCGGCAAAGCTTATTGCGTCATTAAGGCAGCAGGAAACCGACTTTAGCCTGCTGCTGACCTCAAATATTATCCGTGAAAACGACCTGAAAATCGAAACGTTCATTCGCTCGCCGCGTAGACTGTGGATTGCGCAGGGGCATCCGTTACTCAGTAAACCGGTTATTCATCTGGCGGATATCGCTCACTTACCTTTTCTGTTGCTCGATACGGACGAATATCCTGACGTTATTCGTGAGCACTGGCTTTCACACGGTGGCCAGCCTCAGGTAACGTTTACCACTACGTCATTCGAAACGGTGCGTAGTCTGGTGGCCAAGGGGCGTGGAGTGACTATTTTGTCGGATCTGGTTTATCGCCCGTGGTCGCTGGAAGGATTGCGGGTCATGCGGCGAACGGTGGAGGACAGTATGACGTATATGGACGTAGGCGCGGTGTTATCTGAGGCGGTATCGCTTTCGGAGCCTGCGGCGGGGGTGCTGGATTATTTGCGGGTGATGATCACCCGTCACGGCGAAGACGCCTGA